A genome region from Oryctolagus cuniculus chromosome 20, mOryCun1.1, whole genome shotgun sequence includes the following:
- the LOC100357005 gene encoding large ribosomal subunit protein uL4-like, translated as MRAGKGKMRNRRRIQRRGPCVIYNEDNGIVKAFRNIPGITLLNVTKLNILKLAPGGHVGRFCIWTESAFRKLDDLYGTWRKAASLKSNYNLPMHKMLNTDLSRILKSPEIQRALRAPRKKIHRRVLKKNPLKNLRIMLKLNPYAKTMRRNTILRQARNHKLRVERAAAALAAKSDPKEAPAKKKPVVGKKVKKPRAVGIKQKKKPVVGRKAAAAKKPAADKKAADKRAGPEDKKPAA; from the coding sequence ATGAGGGCTGGCAAGGGCAAAATGAGAAACCGCCGGAGGATCCAGCGCAGGGGCCCCTGCGTCATCTACAATGAGGACAACGGCATCGTCAAGGCCTTCCGGAACATCCCTGGGATCACTCTGCTCAACGTGACCAAGCTGAACATCCTGAAGCTCGCGCCCGGCGGGCACGTGGGGCGCTTCTGCATCTGGACGGAGAGTGCCTTCCGGAAGCTGGACGACTTGTACGGCACTTGGCGTAAAGCCGCGTCCCTCAAGAGCAACTACAACCTTCCCATGCACAAGATGCTCAACACAGACCTCAGCAGAATCTTGAAGAGCCCAGAGATCCAGAGAGCGCTCCGAGCACCACGCAAGAAGATCCATCGCCGCGTCCTGAAGAAGAACCCGCTGAAGAACCTGAGGATCATGTTGAAGCTGAACCCGTACGCAAAGACCATGCGGCGCAACACCATCCTGCGGCAGGCCCGGAACCACAAGCTCCGCGTGGAGAGGGCGGCCGCGGCACTAGCAGCCAAATCCGACCCGAAGGAGGCGCCAGCCAAGAAGAAGCCTGTGGTGGGGAAGAAGGTGAAGAAGCCCAGGGCCGTGGGCATCAAGCAAAAGAAGAAGCCCGTGGTGGGGAGGAAGGCCGCTGCCGCCAAGAAGCCAGCTGCAGACAAGAAGGCTGCCGACAAGAGGGCCGGCCCGGAAGACAAGAAGCCTGCTGCCTAA